A genomic segment from Thermoplasmatales archaeon encodes:
- a CDS encoding proteasome assembly chaperone family protein, which translates to MEKIIINQQKKIKLNNPILIEGLPGIGNVGKIAAEYIVEKLKMEKYASIFSEYLPPQVFMDDSSVVRLVSMSLYYKKMPKTKDLLVLVGDFQGTTQEGQYELSYFILELAKKLNVSMIYTLGGYSIGKIPENPRVLGAITNESLLKPLMAGGVVFPKGEPGGGIVGSAGLILGLGKELFDLKGACLMGETSGYFADPKGARVLVKALVNLLNLKIDIADLDERSKQIEQITEKMEQDLQNKPQKDDLGYFG; encoded by the coding sequence ATGGAAAAGATAATAATTAACCAGCAAAAGAAAATCAAACTCAATAATCCAATACTGATAGAAGGTTTGCCTGGCATAGGCAATGTTGGAAAGATAGCAGCGGAGTACATAGTCGAGAAATTGAAAATGGAAAAATATGCCAGCATATTCTCTGAATATCTACCTCCCCAGGTATTCATGGATGATTCTAGCGTTGTAAGGCTTGTAAGCATGAGCCTTTATTATAAAAAGATGCCTAAGACAAAAGATCTACTCGTGCTTGTTGGGGACTTTCAGGGAACCACGCAGGAGGGGCAGTACGAATTATCTTATTTTATTCTTGAACTTGCGAAGAAGCTCAACGTTTCCATGATCTATACTCTTGGAGGCTACAGTATAGGAAAAATACCTGAGAATCCGCGAGTTCTCGGTGCAATTACTAACGAGAGCCTGCTTAAACCCCTCATGGCTGGAGGGGTAGTTTTCCCTAAGGGTGAGCCCGGAGGAGGTATAGTTGGTTCCGCGGGACTTATTCTTGGTCTGGGAAAGGAGCTTTTTGATCTTAAGGGAGCGTGCCTTATGGGCGAAACATCTGGTTATTTTGCTGATCCAAAGGGGGCTCGCGTCCTTGTGAAGGCACTGGTAAACTTGCTTAACCTAAAGATCGATATAGCCGATCTCGATGAGAGGAGCAAACAGATCGAACAGATAACGGAAAAAATGGAGCAGGATCTGCAAAATAAACCTCAGAAGGACGATCTTGGTTACTTTGGATGA
- a CDS encoding RNA-protein complex protein Nop10, with amino-acid sequence MKSLIRKCSKCGVYTLELVCPKCGGPTEVALPERYSPIDRFGKYRLKMMEGNSNGKDNN; translated from the coding sequence ATGAAGTCCCTGATAAGAAAATGCAGTAAATGCGGAGTTTACACCCTTGAACTGGTGTGTCCGAAATGCGGGGGTCCAACGGAAGTGGCTCTCCCAGAAAGATACTCCCCCATAGATCGATTTGGAAAATATAGACTGAAGATGATGGAAGGCAATAGCAATGGAAAAGATAATAATTAA